The Paenibacillus spongiae nucleotide sequence TAATCGAATAGTTATAGATTCCTATGGAGGTGTATACGATGAAATTATCCAACATCGCTGCCCAGCTGTACACGTTAAGAGATTATTGCAAGACGGCGGAGGACTTGAAGCAGTCGCTGCACAAAGTAAGGGAGATCGGATACGAAGCGATTCAGCTGTCAGGCATTGGCCCGATCGACCCGAAGACGGTCAAGGAGATTGCCGATGAAGCCGGATTAACGATATGTGCGACGCATATCAGCTATGACGATATGAAGAATAATATCGAAAGCGTGGTTGAGCAGCACAAGTTGTGGAACAGCTCGTATGTCGGCCTTGGAGGTATTCCGGGCGAATATCGGACAAGCGGCGAGGGTTATGCGGCTTTCGCCAAGGAAGCCTCCGAGGTTGGAAGACGCTTGAAGGAATACGGCCTGCAGTTCATCTATCATAACCACAAATTCGAATTTGAAAAGTACAACGGCAAGAGCGGCATGGAAATTTTGCGGGACGAGAGCGATCCCGAGGCGTTCGGGTTTGAACTGGATACCTATTGGGTTCAAGCCGGGGGAGCGGATCCGGTGGAATGGATCCATCACGTGAAAGGGCGCATGGGCGTCATTCACTTGAAGGATATGGCCATTGTCAATGATGCGCAGGTGTTTGCGGAAATCGGCGAAGGCAGCATGAACTTCAAGAACATTATTCAGGCTTGCCGCGATACAGGCGTCGAATGGTATGTCGTCGAGCAGGATCTCTGCCGCCGCGATCCGTTCGAAAGTCTTGCGATCAGCCTGCAGAATTTGAAGCAATTATTATAACGATTCTTAATGAACGCACCAAACAAGCCGAAGCCCCGTACAGAAGGGCTCCGGCTTGTTGTGCGCCAGTCTATCGCGATTCCGGTAAGGGCCTCTTCTGAATCATCCGCAGGCGAATGAAGAAGCCGATCGTGGCGAAGGTCAGCCCGGCTGTAATGCCGACCCAGAAGCCGTACGGGCCTAAGCTTGTGTAGGCGGACAGTGCGTAACCGGAGGGAATCCCGATAATCCAATAGGAGACGAAGGCGACGATAAACGGTATCGTCACATCTTTATACCCTCTGAGCACGCCCTGAAGGGTAGCTTGCGATGAATCCGACAGCTGGAAGAAGATGGCGAACAATAAGAAGATCTTGATCATCTCGATTACATCCGCATTCTCGGAATACAGCCAGGCTACAGGTCCGCGCAAGAAGAACAGCAGTATGGCCAGCATCCCCATGAGACCTACGGCCATGCTCACGCCAAGGACGCCGTATTGCTTGGCATGCTCCCTGCGCCCGGCGCCGACTTCATAGGAAACCAGTATCGTCAGCGCCATGGACATACTGAGCGGGATCATGAAGAGCAGGGAAGTGAAGTTCAATGTCGCTTGATGCGCCGCGATCGTCGCGGTATTGAACATAACGCCCATGAATAACGTGACGACCGCAAAGATGCTTGCTTCAAAAAAAGTGGATAGACCCATCGGAATGCCGATCGACAGCTGTTCTTTCCATTTGGCTAAGGAAGGCTTGTACCAGCGGACGAACAACTTATGCTGCCGAATTTCTTTCTTCCTGAAAGTCATCCATACGCTAGCTATTAATATGAACCAGTATGTTATCGAGGTGGCATAACCGGATCCGATTCCGCCTAAGCGCGGAAATCCGAAATGGCCGAAAATTAGCCCATAGTTTAACAATCCGTTAATCGGGACCGCAACCAGCATAATTTTCATCGTGGTGCGGGGGAAGCCTTGCGCCTCGAAGAAATATCGGATGACGTAGCTGGCAAACAGCGGGATGAACCCAAACGATAATGCGATCAGGTAGTGCCTGGCGATGTAGCTGACGTTCGGATCCAGCTCCATTGCCGTTAAGATGGGATCAAGGGTGAACACACCGACGACAATGGTCAGGACGGCCATTACGATGGATAAATAGATGGCCTGAGTGGCGGGATTCGCAATCTTGTCGCGGTTTCCTCGGCCGATCAGATGTCCGATAATCGGCGTGACGGCAAGCAGGATGGCGTTGATCCCCGTCATAAGCGGCATCCAGAGACTGGACCCGACCGCGACCCCCGCTAAATCATCCGTTCCAGCCCGGCCTGACATCATCGTGTCCAGGACGTTCATCGCGATATAGCTGATTTGGGTGACGACGATGGGGCCGAGAATCGATAAGAACAAGAACAGCTTCTGTTTCATCGTTTGTGCATGATACATAATTAAAAATTTCCTCCAGTGGAGCCGGTGACAGCGGAACTGCAGCTAACAGGTTGACTGTGCTTGCTCAATTATCTTTCGTCTATCCTTCATACGTACAGGTAAGTTTTCTTATTGTATCACAACCGTTCCACTTCTCGTCAGTCTTGTTATAATATCGTATTGATCAGCATGTTAATGGAGGTATTACGGAGTGAAGAGAGACGAACAGTCGAAATCGAAACAAACGCTAGTCGTCCATGATGGGCATGATGAACGCCATCATGGTGCGGTAACCTTCCCGATTTATCAGAACAGTTTGTTTACCTTTTCCAGCGTTGCGGAATATGAACAGGCGACAGCCGATCATGTGAACCGGCATCTCTACACAAGAGGGAACAATCCGACCGTGAACGAGCTGGAGAAGAAGCTGGCGCAGCTCGAGGGCGCCGAGAAAGCCAGATGCTTCGCCTCCGGTATGGCTGCGATAAGCGCTGCGATATTATCCGCGGTCCAAAGCGGCGATCACATCCTATGCATCGATCAGGCGTACGGACCGGCAAGATCATTCATGAGCACCTATTTGCGCAAGTTTGGCATTGAAACAACGTTCGTGGACGGCACGTCGCTGGAATCAATACGCACGGCTATTCGTCCGAATACGTCGCTGCTCTACCTGGAAAGCCCGTCCAGCATGTTCTTCCAGCTTCAGGATATAACCGAATGCGCAAGAATCGCGCATGAAGCGGGCGTTCTCGTGCTGATCGATAACACGTGGTCGACGCCGATCTGCCAGAACCCGCTTCAGCTTGGAGCCGATCTGGTCATTCATTCGATTTCCAAATACATCTCGGGTCATAGCGATGCGCTCGGCGGCTTCATTGCCGGCAGAGCGGAGCTGATGGACCGGATTTTTCACAATGAATTCAGCTTAATCGGAGGGATCATGACGGCACAAACAGCCGCGCTTGTCATGAGGGGCTTAAGGACGCTGCCGGTGCGCTTGAAACAGCAGCAGGAGAGCGGACTTGCGATTGCCCGGTTCCTGGAACGGCTGCCGTTTATCCGACGGGTGAATCATCCGGGCCTTCCTTCGCATCCCCAGCATGAGCTTGCGCGGAAGCAAATGAGCGGTTACAGCAGTCTGTTGTCATTCGAAGCGGATTTGGCGCCGGAACAAATGAAGGAGTGGGCGAGCCACCTGGCCCTGTTCCGGATTGGCGTAAGCTGGGGAGGGTACGAGAGCTTGGTGCTTGTTCAAGCGATGGCGCCGAAGGAAGGTTCTTCATACGTAAGGCTATATATCGGATTGGAAGAACCGGATGATATAACGGCAGATATGACGGCGGCATTCGAAGCGATCGGCGCGTACGACGATAAGGGTTAAGTGGAATGAAGAGGCAGGGAGAGGGGCGTTCTAGCGCTTCTCTCTCTGAATTTCATGCTCTTCTATATAGTTTCGATATGTACCGCCGGCATAATAATCGAGAATATCTTGCGTAATTTCGGGATACAGCCGGATGCTGTTTAACTGGGCAAGGGGAATCCATTTCACGCCGGTCTGATGGGAATCCGGACGATCGGGCTGTCTTGGCACCGAGCCTTCCTTCCGTTTACACGCAAATGTAATTCCGACCGAGTGAACATCCCCATAGATGTAATGATTTTTAGCGGGTTGATATTCATAAACAAAAGCAACGGGTCCGACCTCGATTTCTACGGAAGCTTCTTCCTTAGCCTCTCTTATCGCAGCCTCCACCAAAGTTTCACCGGGCTCGACCCCGCCGGCCGGCAAATTGTAATGCACTCCTTCTTCCTCATCGTTGTTATATTCCACAAGCAGTATAGCTTCATTCTCAATGATGAGCGCAGCAGCCCGCAGCCGGATTTTCTCCATCTTGACTCAACTCCTCTTCCTTGTATGAATGCGTCCATCTATCATTTCTTTTGCTCATTCTACCTAGTATAGGATGAAATCTATGATTTGGAAAATAGTACCCGTAAGCCAGTAAATTATGCCCGGTAACAGGACTTGCGCCGCTTATTCGACAGAGGATCGTCCTATTGAATTTCCCGGCTGTACGTATCATGGAGTCCGGAAGCCGTTCATATACTAGGATACGCGCGGATATCGTCGAACTTTGTCCACCCGCTCCGAGCCGCTCAATTCAATGGTTGAGGAGGGATGGAGATGCATTTTCATTGTTCCGAGGAACTAACGTTAACCCGGACCATGGTATCGGAGTTTGCAGCGAACAGAATCGCGCCGGGAGCGGGGCGGCGCGACGAAGACGGACGGTTCGACCGGAGACTGTTCGAAGAGATCGGCCTGCTGGGCCTGGCAGGCATCCCTTGGCCGGAGCGGTACGGCGGAGCGGGCAGCGATATGCTTACCTATTCGGTGGCATTGGAAGAAATATCGAAGGCATGCGCATCGACCGGGGCTGTCTTGTCTGCGCATGTCGCCCTCTCGGCATGGCCGGTCTACATGTTCGGCTCCGAAGAGCTGAAGCAGGCGTACCTAGGCGCGATGGCAAGCGGTACGGTGCTGGGGGCGTGCTGTTTTCCCGTTTCCGGCTCTGGCGCTAATGGTTCCGGCAGCGGAATTACAGTTGGCTCGGAAGATGACGTATTTATCCTGAATGGGAGCAGTTCCGATGTCGTGAATGCGGAGAACGCGGATATTTTCGTTGTATTCGCGCAAGAACAATCAGGCAGGCGGGGCAGAAGACGCAGCGCTTTCGTCGTGGAACGGGGAACGCCCGGACTTGCGCAGGGGAGGAACATCCAGGCTCTGGGCCTTCGATCATGCGGAGCGGGCGAAATCCGATTCACTCAATGCCGAATACCGAAGCGAAACCTGCTTGGCAAAGCCGGGCAGGGAGGCAAGATTGCGGCATCCGTTCTGGATCTCGCTCATCTGAGCGCCTCGGCCCAAGCAGTCGGCATCGCGCAGGGGGCGCTGGATGCCGCCGCAGCTTATGCCAAGGAACGGAAGCAATTCGGCCAGCTGATCGGCCGTCATCAGGGGATTATGTTTAAACTGGCGGACATGGCTGTCCAAATCGATGCTGCGCGGCTGCTTGCCCGCCAGGCGGCTTGGCGGCATCCAGCAGGCTTATCGCTGCGTAAGGAAGCCGCGCTCTCCTGGCAGTTTGCTTCTCGGACGGCGGTCGGCGTCACGATTGAAGCGGTTCAAGTGCTTGGCGGTTATGGCTACATGCAGGAATATCAGGTCGAGAGGCACATGAGGGATGCGAAGTGTCTGGAAGCCGGTTACGGAACGGGAGGAGGACTGGCGGGGCTTGCGGATGCGGCTCGGTGGATGCTTGCCGATTCCGAATCCGATTCATAAGCTGGATTCGGCTCTCTAGCAGCATCCGATACCAGGAGGCGATGCCATGCGCGAGACGGTTATTGTAAGCGGAGCAAGAACGGCATTCGGCAAATTCGGCGGGGTGTTCAAGGGCGTGAGTGCCGTACAGCTTGGGGCGGCGGCCATCGAAGGCGCGCTCCTGCGGGCCGGTGCCGATTCCGCCAAAGTCGACGGCGTTCTGATGGGGATGGTTCTGCAGGCGAGCGCCGGTCAGATTCCGTCCAGGCAGTCTGCACGGCTAGCCGGCTTGGACTGGAACGTCAAGACGGAAACGATTAATAAAGTTTGCGCTTCTGGCCTCAGGGCGATCACGCTGGCAGATCAAATCATCCGGGCTGGCGATGCGGATCTCATTGCCGCCGGCGGGATGGAAAGCATGAGCAGTACGCCATACGCCGTCCCTTCGGCCCGATGGGGCAGCCGGATGGGGGATGCCGGCCTGATGGATCTAATGATCCATGACGGCTTATGGTGCGCGTTCGAGAATGTGCATATGGCCGTTCATGGCAGCCGCAGCGCCGCAAAGCACGGAATCAGCCGGGAGGAACAGGACGAATGGGCGCTGAGAAGCCATGTGCGCGCAGCGGCTGCCATGCGGCAGGGCATGTTCAAGGATGAGATCACTCCCTTCACTATCGCTGCACGCGCAGCGGTAATCGATACCGACGAATGTCCCCGTTCCGATACGGATGCCGGCAAGCTTGCTTCACTGAAGCCGATCTTCGAGCCGAACGGGACGATAACCGCAGGCAATGCGCCCGGCGTGAACGATGGCGCGGCTGCTCTCATCGTCATGTCGAAGGATGCGGCGATGCAGGGCGGCCGCGAGCCGATGGCGTCCATTATCGGCCATGCGGCTATCGGCACCGAAGCGTCTGAGCTGGCCGATACGCCGGCGCTAGCGATCCGCAAGCTGCTGCAGCAAACCGGCTTCGCCTTGGAAGACATCGATCTGTTCGAGGTGAACGAAGCCTTCGCAGCGGTTGTTCTCATAACCGGACGACTGCTGGGATGGGACGAAGAGAAGGTAAACATCCATGGCGGGGCCATCGCATTAGGGCATCCCATCGGAGCCAGCGGCGCGCGAATCGTGCTTGGCTTGATCCACGCGCTCAGGCGCCGCGGAGGGGGACTCGGCATTGCAGCCATATGCAGCGGGGGTGCGCAAGGCGATGCCATATTGATCAGGGTGGATCCCTAGCTTAAGGCCGAGGTGAGGATGGTGAACATTCGAGCATTGACGATCGTTGGTGCCGGACAAATGGGCAGCGGTATTGCCCAGACGGCTGCGCAGAGCGGCATATCGGTTATGTTATACGACTCCGATCCGGAAGCCGGGAAGCGGGGGCTGGCTTCCATCGGCCATCAATTATCCCGTTCCGTTGACAAAGGGCGCATGACCAAGGATGAGATGGAGCGAACGCTGGCTCTCGTCCGGTTATCTGCGAAGCTGGAGGATGCCCGTCCTTCAGACATGGTCATTGAGGCGGCGCCTGAGGACAGGGCGATCAAACGGTCCATATTCCGGGAGCTGGACCGCATCTGCTTGCCGCAAACCATCTTGGCGACGAACACATCGTCGCTGCCGATTACCGATCTTGCGGCGGCGACACATCGGCCGGAACGGGTAATCGGCATGCATTTCATGAACCCCGTTCCGGTCATGCCGCTTGTCGAAATTATCCGGGGACTGGCGACTTCATCCGATGTGCTGGCAAGCGTCCGCGCATTGGCGCAAGCGATGGGGAAAACCGCGGTGGAGGTGCGCGACTTCCCCGGCTTCGTATCCAACCGCATTCTGATGCCGATGATTAATGAAGCGGTCTATACCGTCTACGAAGGGGTAGCGTCACCCGAAGCGGTAGACCAAGTAATGAGGCTGGGCATGAATCATCCGATGGGGCCGCTTGCGCTCGCCGACTTCATTGGATTGGACACGTGTCTTGCGATCATGGAGACGCTGCATGAAGGCTTCGGCGACTCGAAGTACAGACCGTGCCCGCTGCTGCGCCAATATGTCAGGGGCGGCTGGCTGGGACGCAAGACAGGACGGGGCTTCTATGTATACGAGTAATGGGGGAAGCGGACAGACGAAAAGGAGTGTCGGACGTTGGAGCTCCGGTTGACGAAGGATCAGGAGGCGCTGCGGCGGGCGGTTCGGCAATTCGCGAAGAAGGAGATCGCCCCTGCCGTGTCCCGGATGGAATCCGAGGGCGAATTCCCCGGCGAGCTCATTCGGGCGATGGCGCAGAGCGGCTTGATGGGTATTCCCATCTCCCGGGAGTTGGGCGGCGCAGGCGCGGATTTCATCTCGTATATCGCCGCGATTCATGAAATCTCGATCGTAAGCGCAGCGGTCGGCGTGATTCTGTCCGTCCATACTTCGGTCGGCACGCTGCCGATTCTGCAGTACGGCACGGATGAACAGCGGTCGGTTTATGGTCGCATGCTGGCTTCCGGCAAAGGGCTGGGCGCATTCGCCTTGACCGAGCCGCATGCGGGCTCGGATGCCGCCTCGATACGCACGACGGCGGTCCGCAGCGGACAGGAGTATCTGTTGAACGGAACGAAAATGTTCATTTCGAATGCGGGCGCAGCAGATACTTATATCGCTTTTGCCGTGACGGATCCTAGGAAGGGCTCCCGCGGCATTACAGCTTTTATTATCGATAAGGATACGGAGGGGCTCCGGATCGGCAGAAGGGAGAAGAAGATGGGGCTCCACGGATCGAATACATGCGAGCTGATCTTTGATCAAATGGCCGTTCCCGCAAGCCGCAGGCTGGGGGGCGAGGGCGAGGGATTCGCGATTGCGAAGGGAACGCTCGACGGCGGCAGAATCGGCATCGCCGCTCAAGCGCTCGGGATCGCGGAAGCGGCCCTAATGGAAGCGAAGAACTGGATGCTGCCGAAGACAGCATTGTCATCGCCGGCGAAGCAGCCGCTAGGCAAGCGGCAAATGAGACAGACATCTGATCGAGAGCGGCTGGCGGAAATGGCCGCCCAGGTTGAGGCTGCGCGGCTGCTCGTCTACCGCGCGGCGTGGATGCGTCAAGCAGGGATGCCCTGTACGAAGGAGGCATCGATGGCTAAGATGTTCGCTTCGGATACGGCGGTTGCGGTTTCGGGG carries:
- a CDS encoding sugar phosphate isomerase/epimerase family protein, coding for MKLSNIAAQLYTLRDYCKTAEDLKQSLHKVREIGYEAIQLSGIGPIDPKTVKEIADEAGLTICATHISYDDMKNNIESVVEQHKLWNSSYVGLGGIPGEYRTSGEGYAAFAKEASEVGRRLKEYGLQFIYHNHKFEFEKYNGKSGMEILRDESDPEAFGFELDTYWVQAGGADPVEWIHHVKGRMGVIHLKDMAIVNDAQVFAEIGEGSMNFKNIIQACRDTGVEWYVVEQDLCRRDPFESLAISLQNLKQLL
- a CDS encoding MATE family efflux transporter encodes the protein MYHAQTMKQKLFLFLSILGPIVVTQISYIAMNVLDTMMSGRAGTDDLAGVAVGSSLWMPLMTGINAILLAVTPIIGHLIGRGNRDKIANPATQAIYLSIVMAVLTIVVGVFTLDPILTAMELDPNVSYIARHYLIALSFGFIPLFASYVIRYFFEAQGFPRTTMKIMLVAVPINGLLNYGLIFGHFGFPRLGGIGSGYATSITYWFILIASVWMTFRKKEIRQHKLFVRWYKPSLAKWKEQLSIGIPMGLSTFFEASIFAVVTLFMGVMFNTATIAAHQATLNFTSLLFMIPLSMSMALTILVSYEVGAGRREHAKQYGVLGVSMAVGLMGMLAILLFFLRGPVAWLYSENADVIEMIKIFLLFAIFFQLSDSSQATLQGVLRGYKDVTIPFIVAFVSYWIIGIPSGYALSAYTSLGPYGFWVGITAGLTFATIGFFIRLRMIQKRPLPESR
- a CDS encoding trans-sulfuration enzyme family protein, with translation MKRDEQSKSKQTLVVHDGHDERHHGAVTFPIYQNSLFTFSSVAEYEQATADHVNRHLYTRGNNPTVNELEKKLAQLEGAEKARCFASGMAAISAAILSAVQSGDHILCIDQAYGPARSFMSTYLRKFGIETTFVDGTSLESIRTAIRPNTSLLYLESPSSMFFQLQDITECARIAHEAGVLVLIDNTWSTPICQNPLQLGADLVIHSISKYISGHSDALGGFIAGRAELMDRIFHNEFSLIGGIMTAQTAALVMRGLRTLPVRLKQQQESGLAIARFLERLPFIRRVNHPGLPSHPQHELARKQMSGYSSLLSFEADLAPEQMKEWASHLALFRIGVSWGGYESLVLVQAMAPKEGSSYVRLYIGLEEPDDITADMTAAFEAIGAYDDKG
- a CDS encoding NUDIX domain-containing protein, with amino-acid sequence MEKIRLRAAALIIENEAILLVEYNNDEEEGVHYNLPAGGVEPGETLVEAAIREAKEEASVEIEVGPVAFVYEYQPAKNHYIYGDVHSVGITFACKRKEGSVPRQPDRPDSHQTGVKWIPLAQLNSIRLYPEITQDILDYYAGGTYRNYIEEHEIQREKR
- a CDS encoding acyl-CoA dehydrogenase family protein; this translates as MHFHCSEELTLTRTMVSEFAANRIAPGAGRRDEDGRFDRRLFEEIGLLGLAGIPWPERYGGAGSDMLTYSVALEEISKACASTGAVLSAHVALSAWPVYMFGSEELKQAYLGAMASGTVLGACCFPVSGSGANGSGSGITVGSEDDVFILNGSSSDVVNAENADIFVVFAQEQSGRRGRRRSAFVVERGTPGLAQGRNIQALGLRSCGAGEIRFTQCRIPKRNLLGKAGQGGKIAASVLDLAHLSASAQAVGIAQGALDAAAAYAKERKQFGQLIGRHQGIMFKLADMAVQIDAARLLARQAAWRHPAGLSLRKEAALSWQFASRTAVGVTIEAVQVLGGYGYMQEYQVERHMRDAKCLEAGYGTGGGLAGLADAARWMLADSESDS
- a CDS encoding acetyl-CoA C-acetyltransferase, which codes for MRETVIVSGARTAFGKFGGVFKGVSAVQLGAAAIEGALLRAGADSAKVDGVLMGMVLQASAGQIPSRQSARLAGLDWNVKTETINKVCASGLRAITLADQIIRAGDADLIAAGGMESMSSTPYAVPSARWGSRMGDAGLMDLMIHDGLWCAFENVHMAVHGSRSAAKHGISREEQDEWALRSHVRAAAAMRQGMFKDEITPFTIAARAAVIDTDECPRSDTDAGKLASLKPIFEPNGTITAGNAPGVNDGAAALIVMSKDAAMQGGREPMASIIGHAAIGTEASELADTPALAIRKLLQQTGFALEDIDLFEVNEAFAAVVLITGRLLGWDEEKVNIHGGAIALGHPIGASGARIVLGLIHALRRRGGGLGIAAICSGGAQGDAILIRVDP
- a CDS encoding 3-hydroxybutyryl-CoA dehydrogenase, whose protein sequence is MNIRALTIVGAGQMGSGIAQTAAQSGISVMLYDSDPEAGKRGLASIGHQLSRSVDKGRMTKDEMERTLALVRLSAKLEDARPSDMVIEAAPEDRAIKRSIFRELDRICLPQTILATNTSSLPITDLAAATHRPERVIGMHFMNPVPVMPLVEIIRGLATSSDVLASVRALAQAMGKTAVEVRDFPGFVSNRILMPMINEAVYTVYEGVASPEAVDQVMRLGMNHPMGPLALADFIGLDTCLAIMETLHEGFGDSKYRPCPLLRQYVRGGWLGRKTGRGFYVYE
- a CDS encoding acyl-CoA dehydrogenase family protein translates to MELRLTKDQEALRRAVRQFAKKEIAPAVSRMESEGEFPGELIRAMAQSGLMGIPISRELGGAGADFISYIAAIHEISIVSAAVGVILSVHTSVGTLPILQYGTDEQRSVYGRMLASGKGLGAFALTEPHAGSDAASIRTTAVRSGQEYLLNGTKMFISNAGAADTYIAFAVTDPRKGSRGITAFIIDKDTEGLRIGRREKKMGLHGSNTCELIFDQMAVPASRRLGGEGEGFAIAKGTLDGGRIGIAAQALGIAEAALMEAKNWMLPKTALSSPAKQPLGKRQMRQTSDRERLAEMAAQVEAARLLVYRAAWMRQAGMPCTKEASMAKMFASDTAVAVSGEAVRLLGQRGCSKELPAERFYRDAKVTQIYEGTNEIHRIVIGNKLLSE